The Setaria viridis chromosome 6, Setaria_viridis_v4.0, whole genome shotgun sequence genome contains a region encoding:
- the LOC117859999 gene encoding cytochrome P450 76C2, whose protein sequence is MASFILEGLGWLVVGLFSLYIFQLIRDSRRPLPPGPWPSKPIIGDLLDLGEPGQQHRTFQKLSERYGDLMCLRFGSVPHVIVSSPEALRAVFHAGENGKKVDNIAGIPSLDVLTAWGHDSHTIFALPSLDDKWRAVRKFAAAEMLAPRRIAGAGAMMQARIVESLYRDLSDHAARGTPVAIRNAVMDPILSLLLGLLYSIDLEPKERAMFRDTIEEIVEILGTGNVSDMFPAIAPLDLEGLRRRTKTLLGIVYRPFDEQVVLRRRSREAGEPRKNDVLDTVLDKESEWEKEGSLLSPEVIRVLLSDIYGAGGSSTAALMEWGMVDLIQNPETMHKAKEELKRVLGDKPFIEESDVARLPYLQAVIKEMLRLRVALPLMPRKTEADIEVNGYRIPKNTNVLVNAWAINRNAQAWPDPHKFIPERFLDGETRSHVGQDFDMIPFGLGRRICPGMPLAMKMIPLILGTLLHRFDWELPAEVKESGIDMKEKCGVVLTLVTPLKAIPREI, encoded by the exons ATGGCTTCCTTCATCCTTGAAGGCCTAGGATGGCTTGTCGTCGGCCTCTTCTCCCTGTACATCTTCCAGCTGATCCGCGACTCTCGCCGGCCTCTCCCCCCTGGCCCCTGGCCGTCCAAGCCGATCATCGGCGACCTCCTCGACCTCGGGGAGCCCGGGCAGCAGCACCGCACCTTCCAGAAACTCTCCGAACGCTACGGTGACCTGATGTGCCTCCGCTTCGGCTCGGTGCCCCACGTGATCGTCTCCTCGCCGGAGGCGCTCCGCGCGGTCTTCCACGCCGGGGAAAACGGCAAGAAGGTGGACAACATCGCCGGCATCCCGAGCCTGGACGTGCTCACCGCCTGGGGCCACGACTCCCACACCATCTTCGCGCTCCCGAGCCTGGACGACAAGTGGCGCGCCGTCCGCAAGTTCGCCGCCGCGGAGATGCTCGCGCCCAGGCggatcgccggcgccggcgcgatgATGCAGGCCAGGATCGTGGAGTCGCTGTACCGGGACCTGTCGGACCACGCAGCGCGCGGCACCCCCGTCGCGATCAGGAACGCGGTGATGGACCCCATCCTGAGCCTGCTGCTGGGCCTGCTCTACTCCATCGACCTGGAGCCCAAGGAGAGGGCCATGTTCAGGGACACcatcgaggagatcgtcgagatACTCGGGACCGGCAACGTCTCCGACATGTTCCCGGCGATCGCCCCCCTCGACCTCGAGGGCCTTCGCCGCAGGACCAAGACCCTGCTAGGCATCGTGTACCGCCCCTTCGACGAGCAGGTCGTTCTGCGGCGGCGCAGCCGGGAAGCTGGGGAGCCACGCAAGAACGACGTGCTGGACACCGTCCTCGATAAGGAGAGCGAGTGGGAGAAGGAGGGGTCCCTGCTCAGCCCGGAGGTTATCAGAGTACTCCTCTCG GACATATACGGCGCCGGAGGAAGCTCGACCGCGGCTCTCATGGAGTGGGGAATGGTGGATCTCATTCAGAACCCAGAGACAATGCACAAGGCCAAGGAGGAGCTCAAAAGGGTTCTTGGCGACAAGCCATTCATTGAAGAGTCCGACGTCGCCAGGCTCCCATACCTCCAAGCCGTCATCAAGGAGATGCTTCGTCTTCGAGTGGCGCTGCCATTGATGCCTCGCAAGACAGAGGCCGACATCGAGGTCAACGGCTACAGGATCCCTAAGAACACCAACGTGCTCGTCAACGCGTGGGCCATCAACCGCAACGCCCAGGCATGGCCCGACCCGCACAAGTTCATCCCGGAGAGGTTCCTTGACGGCGAGACCAGGAGCCACGTGGGCCAGGATTTTGACATGATCCCGTTCGGTCTCGGCCGCCGCATCTGCCCCGGGATGCCGCTTGCGATGAAGATGATACCCCTCATCCTTGGCACGCTGCTCCATCGCTTCGACTGGGAGCTCCCGGCCGAGGTCAAGGAGAGCGGGATCGACATGAAAGAGAAGTGTGGGGTCGTCTTGACTCTAGTCACCCCCCTCAAGGCCATTCCCAGGGAAATATGA